The Oncorhynchus nerka isolate Pitt River linkage group LG12, Oner_Uvic_2.0, whole genome shotgun sequence genome includes a region encoding these proteins:
- the LOC135574148 gene encoding uncharacterized protein LOC135574148, whose translation MTYSEQLHASHSPQPATHPSPPPTPASHPPQPSTHPSQPPTPATHPNPPLTPALHSPQPATHPSQPPTPALHPPQPSTHPSPPPTPASHPPQPSTHPSQPPTPALHSPQPSTHPSQPLTPAHQPTHTSPPPTPALHSPQPSTHPSPPPTPALHSPQPSTHPIPPLTPALHSPQPATHPSPPPTPALHSPQPSTHPSPPPTPALHPPQPASHSPQPSTHPSPPPTPALHSPQPSTHPNQPLTPALHSPQPATHPSPPPTPASHSPQPATHPSPPLTPALHPPQPSTHPSQPLTPASHPPQPSTHLSPPLTPASHSPQPATHPSPPLTLALHSPQPSTHPSPPLTPALHSPQPATHPSPPLTPASHPPQPSTHPSPPLTPASHSPQPSTHPSPPLTPALHPPQPSTHPSPPLTPALHPPQPSTHPGPPPTPALHLPQPSTHPSPPLTPASHPPQPATHPSQPPTPALHSPHPSTHPSQPLTPASHSPQPARQPANQTRESY comes from the exons ATGACCTACAGTGAACAACTTCATG CCAGCCACTCaccccagccagccacccaccccagccctccacccaccccagccagccacccaccccagccctccactcaccccagccagccacccaccccAGCCACTCACCCCAACCCTCCACTCACCCCAGCCCTCCACTCACCCCAGCCAGCCACTCaccccagccagccacccaccccagccctccacccaccccagccctccactcaccccagccctccacccaccccagccagccacccaccccagccctccactcaccccagccagccacccaccccAGCCCTCCACTCACCCCAGCCCTCCACTCACCCCAGCCAGCCACTCACCCCAGCCCACCAGCCCACCCACACCAGCCCTCCACCCACCCCAGCCCTCCACTCACCCCAGCCCTCCACtcaccccagccctccacccacCCCAGCCCTCCACTCACCCCAGCCCTCCACTCACCCCATCCCTCCACTCACCCCAGCCCTCCACTCACCCCAGCCAGCCACtcaccccagccctccacccaccccagccctccactcaccccagccctccacccaccccagccctccacccaccccagccctccacccaccccagccagccagccactcaccccagccctccacccaccccagccctccacccacCCCAGCCCTCCACTCACCCCAGCCCTCCACTCACCCCAACCAGCCACTCACCCCAGCCCTCCACTCaccccagccagccacccaccccagccctccacccacCCCAGCCAGCCACTCaccccagccagccacccaccccagccctccactcaccccagccctccacccacCCCAGCCCTCCACTCACCCCAGCCAGCCACTCaccccagccagccacccaccccAGCCCTCCACTCACCTCAGCCCTCCACTCACCCCAGCCAGCCACTCACCCCAGCCAGCCACTCACCCCAGCCCTCCACTCACCCTAGCCCTCCACtcaccccagccctccacccacCCCAGCCCTCCACTCACCCCAGCCCTCCACTCACCCCAGCCAGCCACTCACCCCAGCCCTCCACTCaccccagccagccacccaccccAGCCCTCCACTCACCCCAGCCCTCCACTCACCCCAGCCAGCCACTCACCCCAGCCCTCCACTCACCCCAGCCCTCCACtcaccccagccctccacccaccccagccctccactcaccccagccctccactcaccccagccctccacccaccccagccctccacccacCCAGGCCCTCCACCCACCCCAGCCCTCCACttaccccagccctccacccaccccagccctccactcaccccagccagccacccaccccagccagccacccaccccagccagccacccaccccAGCCCTCCACTCACCCCATCCCTCCACTCACCCCAGCCAGCCACTCACCCCAGCCAGCCACTCACCCCAGCCAGCCAGGCAACCAGCCAACCAGACCAGGGAGTCATATTAA